The window ttttacttcattccagtaggacttcaaatgcttctacacatactttattccaataatttattacattattccatgtgtttattaaaccaatattagcgccatggcggtggtgatagatattatagagagaaagaacggcacgcgacggtgaaaccacatttacgtactggaatgaagtaaaaacctactggaatgaagtaaaaacctactagaatgaagtaatatattctggacgaagttaaatcttcgtaacatgttagtatgacttatttaccttcggatgaattaaaataggctcgtgatgaaggcgaaaataatttataaatttctgtatcttatccataaaaaactagatctaaaagccctaatttggtagggttcggtggtttggtctttaagagtggatttgtggataatgggactctatatatatatatatatatagagagagagagttgtgatcaatgtcgaaccaattttaaaaaccgaactagagaccaaatctgggccattagatctagtttttttgatgagatgtgctgctgtgaaaattttttctgcttcattactagcccattttacttcattgtataggtttattacttcattctgtacgtaatacattgaaactacaacatgtttttacttgcttccagtaggttttgaaatgattcaacatatgcttcattcaaattcattgacgtgagtttttgcttgattaacatttaaatatgcaatttattcaagtaagtttattacttcattcagaaacgttattacttcattggataagatttttacttcattccagtaggacttcaaatgcttctacacatagttcattacaataatttattatattattccatgtgtttattaaaccatattagcgccatggcggtggtgatagatatcgtagagagaaagaacggcacgcgacggcgaaaccacatttacgtactggaatgaagtaaaaacctactggaatgaagtaaaaacctactagaatgaagtaaaaacctactagaatgaagtaatatattctggaacgaagttaaatcttcgtaacatgttagtatgacttatttacNNNNNNNNNNNNNNNNNNNNNNNNNNNNNNNNNNNNNNNNNNNNNNNNNNNNNNNNNNNNNNNNNNNNNNNNNNNNNNNNNNNNNNNNNNNNNNNNNNNNNNNNNNNNNNNNNNNNNNNNNNNNNNNNNNNNNNNNNNNNNNNNNNNNNNNNNNNNNNNNNNNNNNNNNNNNNNNNNNNNNNNNNNNNNNNNNNNNNNNNNNNNNNNNNNNNNNNNNNNNNNNNNNNNNNNNNNNNNNNNNNNNNNNNNNNNNNNNNNNNNNNNNNNNNNNNNNNNNNNNNNNNNNNNNNNNNNNNNNNNNNNNNNNNNNNNNNNNNNNNNNNNNNNNNNNNNNNNNNNNNNNNNNNNNNNNNNNNNNNNNNNNNNNNNNNNNNNNNNNNNNNNNNNNNNNNNNNNNNNNNNNNNNNNNNNNNNNNNNNNNNNNNNNNNNNNNNNNNNNNNNNNNNNNNNNNNNNNNNNNNNNNNNNNNNNNNNNNNNNNNNNNNNNNNNNNNNNNNNNNATTTTatcaaaaagaatatgtagttcattttaatgtgttataacaacaatttagttcAATAAGAGTCGAATTGATGACATActttaatgtgcaaacaacacatcagttaaagatgttacttcattataatattttattacttcatttttactttgatttactttattattatgtattattacttcattttagtaataaaacctactgtataaatagatcatttatattacttcattatcataacttattacttcattatatgaattcaatacttcaTACTAACTAGATTACAGTTAATAGGAAAACAGATCATTTatactattactttattatcataatttattacttcatcttatcaatttattattttatcaaaaagaatatgtagttcattttaatgtgttataacaacaatttagttcAATAAGAGTCGAATTGATGACATActttaatgtgcaaacaacacatcagttaaagatgttacttcattataatattttattacttcatttttactgtgatttacttcattattatgtattattacttcattttagtaataaaacctactgtataaatagatcatttatattacttcattatcataacttattacttcattatatgaatttaatactTCATACTAACTAGATTATAGTTAATAGGAAAACAGATCATTTatactattactttattatcataatttattacttcatcttatcaatttactattttatcaaaaaaaatatgtagttcattttaatgtgttataacaacaatttagttcAATAAGAGTCGAATTGATGACATActttaatgtgcaaacaacacatcatttatattactttattatcataatttattacttcatcttatcaatttactattttatcaaaaagaatatgtagttcattttaatgtgttataacaacaatttagctCAATAAGAGTCGAATTGATGGCATACTTTAATAtgcaaacaacacatcagttaaagatgttacttcattataatattttattacttcattttactgtgatttacttcattattatgtGTTATTACTTTAAAGCGAATTGACTGTATGGAGTGTTTTAAAAAcgaagtatttttttctttgttatgATTTATTCATATGTCAATGTTGATAAAGTTATAACCCCACTGATAAAGTTATAACCTCACATAATAAGAGAGtgaactaaagtactaacgcACTTGAAGttcaatgaaataaaaatcttttGATGAAATGATATACTTGTTGAATGATGCAAATGCACGTATGAATGAAGTAGTGATCACTCTTCCTCGTCTGCTCCAGAATCATTTAGACTAATAACCTAATTGAATGAAGTGATGAAACTATTTGAATGAAGTGATGACCTAGtcaaatgaagtaatatagaaaattaaatcatgaagtaATAACCTAGTTGAATGAACTAATAATCTAACTGAATGAAGTTATAGCCTAGCTGAATGAATTAAAATCGAAATCGAAATAATGACGATTTCCACACCGCTCAGCagtttcttcatcttctctaCCATAGACAACAACTACACCATCTGTTGCAGACTTAATTTCGCCGATCGCGTACAAGCAAAAATGATTTGGTTGTCGATTTGTGGTTACAGATGAAGGAGGAGGCCAGATTAGATATTGAGCAGGAACCGATTTTATCTGGCTACTATTATACTTCGATTTTGTGCCTTGATTCGATAGAATCAGCTCTCGCGAATCACGTCTCAATCAAATTGAGCAACCACAGCCTCCCCAGCGACATCCTTTACGATTTAATTTTAGGGATTTTAGTTGATGATTTGAGGGCGGTGAAGGAGAGGGACCCTGCCTGCATCAGTTTCGCACACTGTTTCCTAAACTTCAAAGGCTTCTCCGCAATTCAATCTCATAGAATAGCGTACAATCTATGGTGCAAAGGCAGGAAAGTGCTGGCTCCGCTAATACAGAACAGGGTTTTGGAGGCCTTCGCGGTGGATATCCATCCTGGGGTGAGGATCGGGAGCGGTATCCTTCTCCGAGACAGTAGTGGCGTAGCAAAGGGAAGGCAGCAGTGAGATGAAGGAAGGatggagaaagagagatttgATCTTCCAAAATTACccttttatcaataaaaaaataagataatatgtaattattaataaCCATCAGATGTGATTAATGGATGGAtgagatttggtctctagttcggtctttaagaagggttcgacattgatcacaactctctctatatatatatatatcgtAAAAGTCATATTGTTGGTTCAACTTGcacgacaaaaaaaaaagagtagtGAACGTTTTATAAAGGATAAAATTTTACCATATGGAAATTGATATTGTCGTCGAAGGGAAGGGCCACCCCTAAGCTAGTCCTGTTCCTGAGCCAAGTAATGGTGTTGCGACACATTGGCAGCAGAATCAACACCATGTTCAGCTTCAGCGTCTCGGCCGCGCCCTTTGCCGCACACACGCAGTGCCCCATCACCTCGAATGCGGCTTCCCAGTGCCCCATCACCTCGAATGCGGCTTCCTTTTTGTAGTGCAAATATTTGTATGCAAAAAGCTCCGCCATAACTGCCATCCACACCGCCATCACCCACAGCCTCTTCCAATTGTCCTCCACAAAATACGCTGCGCCTCTCCGCCACCTCTTCAGCGCCTTGTCCTCCCTCCGCATCAGCTTCTCGCTCATCATCTTGCTCAAATTCCGGGCCTCTTCGCCGTCTGACTGCTCTGCCCCTCGCAGTAGGACCATCTCCAAGTTTTCTATCTGTGGATCAGGATCATAGTCAAATGATTAACATTCAATTTCTTTCTCCAAGTTTTCTGTACGTGGATCATAATCAAATGATTGATTTCAATTTGTTTGAGTTTATAAGTACTCTCGGTCCCTTTGTATACGCTGAGTTGTattctttttggattgtcaTGCTGCAACTGAGTTATTTCACCtttttgcaaaaaaacaaCTTACTTTTATCTCGTTCACTTTATTTTCCCATCTCTTAACTCACTTTTAacacattttcttaaatctcgtgttGAAAAGAAATGTATCTTCTGCaaccttttttccttttctactttattctccattcaCGAACTCACtgttaacacaattttttaactCTTGTGCTAAAAAGCAATGTCTCTACTATGGAGGGAcggagaaaatatttaatactatcttcgttccacaataagagtcaaatttcacttttaccatgaATGATGACTTCTCTGCATTATTCACTCtctcacttttaccatttctctgctttaacatttattatcatttttataaaacgagtgcagaaaagtcaacgGAACTCCTAATGACAGATGGGGAGAGTATATATAAGTGACCCATTGttcactaatttattcaaccatatttttccattatatttcttaaaatgcgTGCTCACACAATATATGACTCCTATTATATATAGGTGGAGGTTAGAAGATTGATTGAATTCCCATGATGAAGCCGAGATTTTCGGGATCTAATTCTTCCATGATTAGTCGTGCATATTCATCTGCCTGCCTTTCTATGTCGGACAGCTTGTTTGCCGAAGCACTCAACCATATAATCTGTATACAGGATACATAAACACTAGTTTTAGGGTCACTTTTTCCTATTATAAATCACCggttttttcaaatttaaaatctaggagttccatcctaaaattaattttgtgtttggAGGAGTGGaccattaaaattatattataatttatatagttatttttatttcacttgcCAACAAAAGcaacaatatcatactaatgtgaATTCGAATGTACATCGCCGAAAGCTCACATTAAcataaaaagagaaagagatcATACCTCCCTGATTTCATCTTGAGTGATCCTGCCATCTGCATTTTTGTCAACCCTGtattgaaaaattcaaattgcCATTACTTGAAGATATCtcttgttgtgtgtgtgtcagTGTGTGTACGTGTGTATATATAGGGTTTGAAATGAGAGATTAATGAGAATCCAAGATGAATGTCACTTACAtgtcaaaaaatatttcaaggCGAGAATCGAAACTTGGATCAACTAGTTGAACCCAGAAATCATTGAGTTGTGCTTTGTTGATGCACTCGCCGGAGATATTCCTCTTCCGCGCAAGCACGTCGAACAGTTCTCCGTCGAACTGACTCGACTCCTTCACTCCTACACATCaaacaattgaattaattcTTGATATGCATAATAATTTGTGAATCATGCTAagaataatactctctccggtACCCATGAAATGTCACATATTTGACCGGTGTAGGTTTTAacaaattgtttgactttataaaggaaagttgattgaaaaagttagtagaatgtgtaCCCCAcgtttatatattagttttataattattgtgaGTAGAATGAATTAGTAAAATGTAGAGTCCATTTATTAAAAgcagtaaaagtgaaatgagacatttattgtgacatgtccaaatacataaatatgaaacatttaataAGGATCGGAAGGAGTATATCAGCCTTTCATTATACCAATGCATTCGCCAAAGAGCGCACGTGGCAGCAGCCCATTGGTGGTGTGCGTGAGCCGGTTGAAGCGCGTCTCCACGTCGGTCCAGGCGGCGGTTCCACCAGTCTTGGTAATGAACTTGAGTCCCGTGAGAGCCTGTGCGGCGGCGGACTTGGTTTGGCCGAATATCCTTGCCGGCTGCGAGTCGCACCCGACACAAGTAATACACTTGAGCTCATTCTTCACTCTTACCGAGCCGTCGCCCTTGCTTTGCGTCTCTGATTCTATAAACTCTATACTCTGCTAATTCATTAATGATAGTATATAGCAATTGATTTATGAGCAAATGAATGATCAcacaaataacaaaacaatGAGAGCGCTTTTTTGGAAGTGGTTTTTTGGTGCTCAATATATAAACATTAACTTCTTCTGACCATCCGTTTAAGatgtctatttttaaaaattaaattggattATAGTTGAATTTGTATATGCTGAgcattgtttgatttttgctTATCAACTACTCGATCAAATTTGCACAAAATATATCGTGATCAAGTATAATTGAGATTCTACCTAccgaaaataatactagtacttgtATATTGTGCGATCAGTATAACGTGGAGGAGTATTTTAGCTCAAGTATACGACTTAATTATTAGAATATTGATAATTATCTAATTCAATTAGCGTAATTGCAAAATTGAAGTACATTTTATTGTTATACGGCTGAAGCTTTGTAATATGTTACAAACGAGTACAAAAGTAGACTTTGTCTGCCTCAATACGAtccaaaagaaaattgaacaaaaaatatgtactCATTAAAAATTACTGCAAGGAAATATGggatttgaaattaaatatcacaaaattagCTGAGTCGACGAGTCATTTTTCCGTAAAACAAGATACATCACATTAATGTTCTTGGAATTAGCGTGTCATCTCCAAAGATGAAACGACCTTGTCTCGGATGTAGCAACACCACTAACAAATGAATTTCTTCGAACTAGATGATGACGATGGCCGAGGGCGGATCTAGCGTGTAGAGGCCAGAGGCAATTGACCCCCCTCAACTTCTATTTATACCTATATGAAtctaatcaaatgcaaactctaaatacggtacaaactccaaactatgatctggaccgttgaaaaatgtcaacagatgacaaaataatggcaacgaaaaatgtcaacacagtgtcaacggttgatattgtgttgacattgtgcggacactatgttgacattttctgttgctattatttttcatctgttgacattttctaacggtcTAGATCATAGTTTAAAGTTTGTACAGTATttaaagtttgcattttatcactaccatATACCTAgatatatatactccccccgtcccataatagattttacactttcctttttagttattccacaaaagatgtcacatttcattttttggaaaaagttctgtctcacattaatataaatagtactattttctctttccatctaacacacaaaacaacatctcctaaaatctcgtgtcattcTTCAATTATGCCATCTactatgggacagagggagtataatattattataatatgtttcttttgtactccctctgtccgcgaataggagtcccggttcacttttaccataaatgataataagccactttccactaactaattccactcacatttcatttaaaactaagatatacaagtgagacctctattccactaatttttttccactcatttttcgtaatatttttttaaaactcgtgccgtcCATAAATATGACTCCTAATAGCGGACGAAGCGAGTATTAAATAGCTCCCTAGtatttcaaatgaaaaaaataccaaaactcCTAATACGAAAATCACTTAATTATTCAAACTAATtgcttttgaaaaaaataccaaCACGATAGTGTGTTAAAGACACCAAATGTAAGTCTTTGCCCTAGAAATTTATAGagaaaaggagaagaaaagtttttaaaaaaaagtccaaTATGTGAAACTTGGGATTATTGGaagaaaatatacaaaatcCTTGCAAGTCGCAACTTGGACTctgagagaaaaagagagtaTTCATTCAATTCCTATTAGAGGTTGGCCGCTGCTGGACTGTTGGAGGAGAAGgtatgtataattaataatatctcATCCCTTTTGTTTATGTATCTAATTTATCATACTTTATCATATTTGTGAAGAAGTTATGtatgattaataaaattccatctctttatatggttttatttttgtctctAATTTATCATACTTTATCTTATTTGTGTAAAATAATTCCATAGAACTTTTACATGTTGTTCTGCAGACGGCGGTTCTGCtagttattaatattattatttgattgaaaaactATGGCCgatatcaattataaaatttcatttttgaataaCAGACAAAGAAATttctcaaaagaaaaaaattaatagtagaaGGATTACTATGAATCGGAGAAGGAGCAAGTGATAATcacttaaaaagaaaacatgtgGAAATCAATTTGGAATGTCTTCCTTCTAATCCTGGGCTTAggaagaaaattttcattaatcgTCCTAATTACCGTGATAGAATTAGAAGACATTATCTGCAACAAGGCCTATGTCAATCGAAGGGACACGATTTTCCGAAGAAAAAAATCGACAACATATATCGACGCTTTGTTCCAAAATGGTTTGTGGAACATGGAAATTGGTTGGAATATGGTATTCCTAATACTGGAGCACAACCAAGTGGTGAAGTATTTGTATCAAAGGAATATTCTAAttggaagaaaaaagagaaattcaaTGAGCACAGAGGTCCAGAGAGTGCCCACAACAAAGCATGGAGAAGTTGTGAGGATTTGATGAAGCAATAACAACATATCCAATTTGCTTTTGCGAAGCAATCAACCCAAGCACGGAAGGATTATCGCACTTGTTTGACAGCTTCACTTGACTGTAACTGTTTTCTTCTATCTCAAGGTATGGTATTCTATGGTCACGACAAATTAGAAGAGTTCTGCtagttattaatattatcatttgattgaaaaattaCGACctatatcaattataaaattttatttttgaataaaagaCGGAGAAATTTCTCGATAGAAAGAAATTAATAGTAGAAGGATTACCATGAATCGGAGAACGAGCAAGTGATAATCACTCGAAATCAATTTGGAATGTCTTCCTTCTGATTgggatgaaaattttgatttatcatCCTAACTACTGTGATAGAATTAGAAGACGTTATCTACAACAAGGCCCGTGTCAACCGAAGGGACACGATTTTCCTCAGAAAAAAAATCGGCAACATATATCGACGCTTTGTTCCAAAATGGTTTGTGGAACATGGAAATTGGTTTGAATATAGTATTTAGAAAGATGCCGACATATCCAATTTGCTTTTGCGAAGCAATCAACCCGAACACAGAAGGATTATCGCACTCGCTTGACAAGTTCACTTGATTGTATCcgttttcttctctctcaaggTATGGCATTCTGTGGTCACGATGAATCGGAAGAGTCTGCAAATCAATGCAATTTTCTTCAGCTCCTACGTTTTTTTGCTGATCATAATAATGATATTGAGAAGGTTGTCCTGAATAATGCTATGGAAAATCGAAAAATGATAGCTCTTGAAGTTCATAAAGATCTTATCTATGCTTGTGCTATGGAGACCACAAATGCTATTATCCATGAGATAGGTGATGAATTCTTTTCTATATTACTTGATGAATCTCGTGATATTTCAGTCAAGGAACAAATGGCGCTTGCTCTAAGATTTGTCGATTCGAAAGGATATGTGGTTGAAAGATTTCTTGGTATTGTTCATGTAAGAGATCCAACAGCTTCCTCATTAAAAGCGGCTATAGAAGTTTTGCTTTTGAAGCATAATTTGAGCTTGTCTAGAGTGAGAGGGCAATGTTATGATGGTGCAAGTAACATGCGTGGTGAATTTAATGGACTCAAGGCATTGATCTTGCAAGAGAACTCTTCTGCTTATTGTGTTCATTGTTTTGCTCATCAGCTTCAACTACCTCTTGTTGTTGTGGCAAAGAAAATACCACAAGTTGCTGCGTTTTTTAACTTGGTGAACAATATAACTTCTATAGTTGGAGCTTCTTGAAAGTGCAAAGATCTACTTCAGGAGAAGCTATTAGAAAGACTTTTGGGAGCATTTGAAAGTGGTGAACTCTCAACAAGCAAGGGTTCTAATCAAGAAAGAGGTCTTGTTGAGGTCTTCATAGCCCTGGTGATACACGTTGGGGGTCTCATTATAGGTCACTGATAAATTTGTCGATCATGTTCACTCCAGTTATTGAGGTTCTTCAAATCATTTAGaatcatttttgttattagGTGTTGTGCCAACGTTTGAGTTTGCATTCATTTTGCACTTGATGACAACGATCTTGGGAATCACGAATCAATTATCTTTTGCATTGCAAAGGAAATATCAAGATATTGTGAATGCCAAGGCCTTAGTTGAAATAGCAAAACAATATCTACAAGATATGCGGGAGGAAGGATGGGAGTCTCTGGTCAACGAagtatctatatttttttagaataatgATATTGAAATCTTAGATATGAAGGACATGTATAAGAATCTTGGCCGACCTAGAAGGAAAGAAGTTTTGACAA is drawn from Salvia hispanica cultivar TCC Black 2014 chromosome 6, UniMelb_Shisp_WGS_1.0, whole genome shotgun sequence and contains these coding sequences:
- the LOC125194988 gene encoding zinc finger MYM-type protein 1-like; its protein translation is MAFCGHDESEESANQCNFLQLLRFFADHNNDIEKVVLNNAMENRKMIALEVHKDLIYACAMETTNAIIHEIGDEFFSILLDESRDISVKEQMALALRFVDSKGYVVERFLGIVHVRDPTASSLKAAIEVLLLKHNLSLSRVRGQCYDGASNMRGEFNGLKALILQENSSAYCVHCFAHQLQLPLVVVAKKIPQVAAFFNLEKLLERLLGAFESGELSTSKGSNQERGLVEVFIALNNDIEILDMKDMYKNLGRPRRKEVLTNVNYFRFELVKVVIDWQLQELNNRFNGANTNLLLWVSCFSPKSSFAAFKRSKLIELTHCYPLEFFEVDFRLLDKKLKTYIRDMRSHEEFSNLESMGDLSQRLVSTGKHIVYPLVYLLIKLALVQPVVTASVERYFLAMNIMKSCLRNKMGDLG